The region GCAATAGTCTAAAAAACTAATCTATGAACAGGAGCTGACCCACTATGAATTTTAgaacaattttttctttttttctttttactcaaTATATTCAGTGGTTTCACATACTTTAGATCTGTGGTTCTCTAAATCATGTAAAACAGCCCAGTCAATTTCCAAAACACAAGCTGAATTCTAATGCAAAGATGAAGAGGCTTTAATCATTAAAAgatatggaaatatttttcttagtGCCACCTAACCTCAAGTAAACAAAAAGGTAGTCCATCCCCTAATACGTtttgacttccctaccctgtcaCCCTGGCACTCAGCCCAAAGCCCATTCGTTCCAACGGAAGACATAACATTTTGTGGAAGAATAGGTCCagtatacatatttatgtattttttttaaaaaggctcattaatttcctaaaacaggcaggcaaaatagtttttagcaaatgtcaCTCAAACAGAAGGAAACTGTGCATTTGTTGGGTACCATTTTGTGtggtggattaatacacatttggtgtgcTACCAAGTGTTATGCTATTCAGTTTTTTAGTAGTGTTTGGTCatcagtggagctctgtggcacagaagAATGAGATATATCACAGTAATTGTTAGTgggatacattcattgttggttcgGGGtgttttcattggatttgttgacaataagatACCTTTGGTAAGCTGTAGTGTTTGACTAAAATGGTACACGGTTTGGAGCACCACACCAATGAATTATGATCCATTTATGATTATAAAAGAACATTAACACCCTCCACAGCTGATCCACAATCTCTGGACAGAACCCTCGAGTTCTTAGATGCTACAGTGAAGAAGAGGCCAGTCCTCTTCCACAACCAGGAAAAAAGGCAaagctacatttttaaaaggtaaagACTACCACTACAGAACCAATGTCACCCATGACTTgcatttcctcaaaaaaaaaaaaaaaaaaaatgcctactTTCCAACAGacagtaaagaagaaaaagattatGAATCTAGCACAAATTCCAGCTCAGGTTAACATATTCACATGCCTTTCTTCTCTTGAATTCTAACACTCCCGCTGTGAAATGACAGCCGATTCAATaacttcatttacatttaaatagtACGATAAGCACCACTCAGCTTGGCTTGCAAGAAAAGCgtaaaaagcaggaaaatgagAATGAGTCACCAGTGCTGCTGTTAGAGTTCTGCCTTTAAGACCAAATGAAGTTACTTTTGAAAGACTGATGACAGGCTCCCAAAGAGGAGGGCAGGTAACATCTGTCTGACAGACCATCTGGGAAGCGGTGTGTATATGAACTGGTCAACCATAGGACTGATGTGGAAACTCCAATGCACACACTGAGAAGGAACCCTGCTGTTTTATTGTACAAGAGGTGTAATATAAGCCtgccatgcaaacacacataaaaaaaataaaaaaaaaacaatctggaATTGTGCTTAAGCGTTTGAGTAACCATGGTTAACACATTAACCTTACACATTCGGCTTCTTTACCTGTATCGTACCCAGTGGTCAGTAGAACTTTTAAATCTGTGCTAAGCTGCACGAGACGTTTCTGTAAAAGAAACGTTTTTTTGGGCCAAATGCACAAAGTGGCGCTCCAAAAAATTTCAGGGGGACAAGCTAAACAgcttaaataaaatacaggatTTGGGAGGCTGATACGGATCACTTAAGGCCCCAAATACATATTTTCTCGGTCAGCTTCTTCCTATGAGTAATGGGAtcctacaaaaacacaaaggtttttctgccaaagttgTGGTTATTTCACAGAAgtgatgtctgtgtttgttttctctgtgctgttgtTACTGATTTGAAGTAACCCAGTtggaaaaatgttacatttcagGATTTCATGATGTCTCACATGATTCCAagcaccaatcaggatttagcaacacTTTCATCGCAGACAGCTGATGGAAGGTTTGGTCGCTGACTATCagatctgatcaaaccacaccaaCAGAGTTCTGATGAAGCAGAGTTTTTGAGTGTTACActcttaataaaaaaacagctaaagatgttttttaacTCGTATTGTTGCTTATTTGGTGTGACTACTTAATGTtacagagaattttttttttttttttttttaaacaaacacataatctcaatgaatatttttcatcaggATCCTTTAAATTTACTGATCAAAAGAATCGTCACCAAGGTATGTACTGAGTGGGAagttttgcatttgaaaaataaacttgtctgtGTTCTCTGGTGGACAGACTGTGTAATGGCAACACTGTTTCTACATGATCTCTtaacatatctttggcatttcttgttatttattgGCCAGCATATGACCCCATACTGATACCCGATAAATCTGGGATGAGCTAATACCCAGCAGTTTTATCACATCAGCCAACTGATCAATCTAGCTCCATGGTGATGCATCAGTCGGACACATCGGACTGATATAAATTGCCTTCAGGCAGCAGCAAGTGCTCGACGGTAGTTGCaccctgctgctttttcttttccttctcttgtAGGCAGtaagaaggaaagaaatgagtCAGAGAACTGAGAGTTTACTTAAGTTGCATGACAATTTCTAGGAAATTGAAGGCCTTAAAATGTTAGAAATTTCCAACAGCTACTTCCTGCTGAAAAGTTAccaaatgcagctttaactgGTGAAACACCTAATAAAGTTGACCAAAATAGGTAGAGTCTGTGAGATACTGACAAAACATCTGCAACCACAACAGTGATCATTTTGATCGCCCATCAGAGCCATAGCTGTCAAACATTCTATTTCCAGTAAATGCGATGTAGGATTTAAACTATTATTTCTCCATAGACAGCTTCAATGAACCTGTTGCAATAACACTACAATCTCTCTGCAACTACGGAATACTTGTTAGCATTGCATCTATCATCCTGTAGTAACAATATAGACACAAAATACTGTGAACCCACAGAGTTGTATTCCACCCCTGTCccttttcaaatgcaaaaatatagGCTTATTTTTGCTCCTAGCCCTGGTACGAAAATATACTTCTTTCCAGCGGGGCATCCTCTTTCTTCGCAATGTACATATTCACAAGGTCacctttgggaaaaaaaatggtgaaagcCAGTAGTTTTGTCCAGCTTGTAGAGCTTATAGTAAATCAGCTATCAGCAATCATCAACCTATTACTTCCATACCAAAGATGGACCGCTAAGAGGCGTCTCGGGATATCCAGCCACTTTCTGTGAGGAAGGTGAGAATGCGCTTCTTGAGGACTTTGTCCAGGTAGCTGGGCAGTCGGCTCTTGGCCGGGATGCCTTGCCTTTTCTGCAGATGatctttgatgatgatggttttGACAGTCAGGTAGCGTGCCGGGCTGAGGTTGAGAGAGTTACAAAGCACCTTCTCCCTGTCCGACAGCAGTTCAAAGCCCGTCAGATTCTCGATGGCAGCAAACTCACCATCTTTACCCTCTTCTTTGATCCCACCTCCTACCCCCAACCCTCCTGCAAtgccgcctcctcctccagctccacctccgAGTCCCATCACCGAGCCAAGCCCGCCCCCTCCTCCGCTGCCCCGTTTGGAGGTGACCACACTTTTGTTCTCCTTGCGTTTCTCCCGTTTGTGGCGCGCTGCTTCATACTCAGCAGACTCTTCCAGGCGGGTGATGCCATTGCGGCGGTAGCGCTGCAGCTCACGCACCTTGGCCCTAAGCACGCGCTCTTTATGCATGTTCTCAAAGAAGTCTTCAAACTCCCGATGGGCCATGAACTGACAGAGCCCCCGCAGCCGGACCCGctgctccttctcttccttGGTGATCTTTCTTTTGGGTGTACTCGGAACAGTACCTGATCCCGCCGCTGTTGTGGAACCTGATCCAATTGCACCACCGCCAGCTCCCACCACGCccacaccaccagcagcacctATGACTCCCAGCGCTCCTggtttctccttctccttgtctttcttgTCTCGACCCAGGAACACAGGAACCAGGTTGTAGTCTCGGGCGATGTTCTTACGTCGCTGGCGCTCTCTGAGTTTCCGCACATACATGTCCACGTGGGCACGTTTCATCTCAATTTCCACATCCTCGTCGTCATAGTTCACAGACAGCCCGCTAATGAGCTTCTCTGCGTCCTGGTCATATTCAATCTCATAGTCGTCACGCAGTGGCATGTagcccagctgctgctgctcagccaGGCTGATATCCAGCGGGGGAAGAGGGGTGGTGAGGCTGGGCGACAGGGGGCCCCCGCTTGGGCAGGTGTGGTCAGTTACCCGGTTGGGAATACTGTCAGGGATGCAGGCCTTACCCAGGTTTCCATGGATGTACATGGTGACATAATGTTCCATGACTTCCTGAGGAGTACGGGATGCTCCAACGTGAGCGGCCATGTCctcctgaaagacaaaaaacaggaagttgttACTAATGAGGATGgtggaagaaatggaaaaaaatattaattaatattaattatattaattatacaGCTAACAGAATGTGCTGGAATACGAACCAGAGCAGAGCTGAACTCAACTGATTCAAGAAAAAATTGGCAACGATTTTGATAATCAATATTTAAGTCATTTCctaagcaaaaataccaaacattctccgattccaacttctcaaatgttgtCTCTCTTTAATACCTTTGAAATTTGAATACCTGGACTGTGGATGAATCGAGTCCATAAATTTGTTTCTCCCAAGAACAGGGAACGTCAGATAAAATTACTGACAGACACATAACTTTGCAAGATGTTTCTTATTAATAGTAGAGCAACAGGTCAAGTGGCTAAATCTTATTCTGAACGGCAGAGTAAAGTGTTTTACTAATCAGGACATACATTGTGTGCTCCCACAGATGCATGCAGGTAGTTGAataagactttgcattaaaacatgttcatctgtccatctttcacattattgaagaaaaatgtaatacatttcgTCATGGTGCTCGTTTTCATAGGTTATGtttgatttagttttgttttcGTCAGGACAAAAAAGGTTGTCGAATATTTTCCctcatagttttcattaacgAAATTAACACCGCAGAGAGATTCTTTTCTAGGACTGCTTGAGTCCCATGCTAGTGCTAACTTGATTTCCAGAACTTCCACATTGTGGCTTTAAGTTGACTTAACTAAATAATGAATTCATGTT is a window of Xiphias gladius isolate SHS-SW01 ecotype Sanya breed wild chromosome 12, ASM1685928v1, whole genome shotgun sequence DNA encoding:
- the tada2b gene encoding transcriptional adapter 2-beta, producing MADLGKKYCVNCLADVTNLRLRCTDCPDIELCPECFSAGAEIGNHRRWHGYQQVDGGRFSLWGPEAEGGWTSREEQSLLDAIEQYGFGNWEDMAAHVGASRTPQEVMEHYVTMYIHGNLGKACIPDSIPNRVTDHTCPSGGPLSPSLTTPLPPLDISLAEQQQLGYMPLRDDYEIEYDQDAEKLISGLSVNYDDEDVEIEMKRAHVDMYVRKLRERQRRKNIARDYNLVPVFLGRDKKDKEKEKPGALGVIGAAGGVGVVGAGGGAIGSGSTTAAGSGTVPSTPKRKITKEEKEQRVRLRGLCQFMAHREFEDFFENMHKERVLRAKVRELQRYRRNGITRLEESAEYEAARHKREKRKENKSVVTSKRGSGGGGGLGSVMGLGGGAGGGGGIAGGLGVGGGIKEEGKDGEFAAIENLTGFELLSDREKVLCNSLNLSPARYLTVKTIIIKDHLQKRQGIPAKSRLPSYLDKVLKKRILTFLTESGWISRDAS